A portion of the Perognathus longimembris pacificus isolate PPM17 chromosome 20, ASM2315922v1, whole genome shotgun sequence genome contains these proteins:
- the LOC125368092 gene encoding vomeronasal type-1 receptor 4-like, whose protein sequence is MFRILLLSKVCLGVLGNCVLFLVYTYSSVRQPQLRKPINTVFMHLTLVNALTIMFESTPFLISSFGVTCFWDDTTCMVVLYLFRVTRGMSICTTTFLSAFQALTISPAHARWAWLKSRSASCILPSLLSFWFLNSLVYFYVVEPVVSNCNSTATGTGFSHPFCQVRSGNNSAPLVSSFVLQDVLFLVLMITTSLYMVILLRRHCQRARHLHNGSLTSQPRPKNRATNTILTLVSCFVFFYCCNNIVTLYSLYTHEKWNNSKGATVLLSFGYPTLCPFLLMKNNRMFSQWTTHLWTRITHCKTA, encoded by the coding sequence ATGTTCAGGATCCTCCTTCTGTCTAAGGTGTGTCTCGGCGTCCTGGGGAACTGTGTGCTCTTCCTGGTGTACACATACAGCTCCGTGCGCCAGCCCCAGCTCCGGAAGCCCATCAACACGGTTTTCATGCACCTCACCCTGGTCAACGCCCTGACCATCATGTTTGAGTCCACGCCCTTCCTGATCTCCTCATTTGGAGTCACATGTTTCTGGGATGATACCACGTGTATGGTGGTGCTGTACCTGTTCAGGGTCACGCGGGGAATGTCCATCTGCACCACCACCTTCCTGAGCGCCTTCCAGGCCCTCACCATCAGCCCCGCGCATGCCCGGTGGGCATGGCTGAAAAGCCGGTCTGCATCCTGCATCctcccctctctgctctccttctGGTTCTTAAACTCTCTGGTCTATTTCTATGTCGTCGAACCTGTAGTATCCAATTGCAATTCCACCGCCACCGGCACGGGATTTTCTCATCCCTTCTGTCAAGTGAGGTCTGGAAACAACTCAGCACCACTTGTCAGCTCCTTCGTGTTACAAGATGTTCTCTTCTTAGTCCTCATGATCACCACCAGCCTCTACATGGTGATTCTCCTCCGTCGACACTGCCAGAGAGCCAGGCACCTCCACAATGGCAGCCTCACCTCCCAGCCGAGGCCCAAGAACAGAGCCACCAACACCATCCTGACACTTGTCAGCTGCTTCGTGTTCTTCTATTGCTGCAACAACATCGTGACTCTGTATTCCTTATACACACACGAGAAGTGGAACAACTCCAAGGGTGCAACTGTGCTGTTGTCATTTGGTTACCCTACCCTCTGCCCTTTCTTGCTCATGAAGAATAACAGAATGTTTTCACAATGGACCACTCATCTTTGGACAAGAATTACCCATTGTAAGACAGCATGA